The Centropristis striata isolate RG_2023a ecotype Rhode Island chromosome 1, C.striata_1.0, whole genome shotgun sequence nucleotide sequence ACAATCTAACTACAAACTCCACAGTTATAATTTGACATTTGAGCAATCCTGCATGTACACTAaaagagatttatttatttatttatttattagctttCCTAACTAGAGTTGGCTCAGTGTATTTGTGTCGTGCTGTCAGCACTGTGTTCTTGCTCTGTGACTCACCATGCAAGCTGCTTGCACAGCCTCCGACACATTCCCGGCATTGGGATCACACCAGAAGACGTGACAGTCAAAACGATGGCCGCCAGCGTCCATGATAAAGGCAAACGTGTGCACGTTCCGCCCAACGCCCATGAAAGACAGGAATCGAACACGACACTCCACCAGCACTTCCGCTTCCTCCTGGTCAGAAACACAGGTGTGTGAGATTAGTCAGAAAGTCACATGAAGAGTGCATAATGTTTAGGATTTAACTGTCACTTCTCAAACTGGGaagaaaagataataaaaacacattaatgaatgaatcaatCAAATGGTTTTTACGCACTTGCAGGCATTTATTAAGTTACACATATTCATACGGCCGAGCTGCCCAGTGAAACTGTAGTAAAGCTGTAATAAACAGGTCCACTGAACAGCTGGGCTTTAAGTGCCTTGATGTTACAGCTGAGATCCATAACttctttaaatacaaaaaagacattttatgtCATCTGCAGGGTCGAATGCTGTTAAGACCTTTTGTCTGATTACTCTTGGTCGTCATTTGCAGCTTTTCGGGTTGACAGAAAAATCTGAATCATCTAAGAGAACTGCAATCGATTCATCTctacaaaaatgttttagaaaCTTTTAGCTTTACACAAATAGTGTTTGTTTTCACATAATGCCAAACCCCACCTTTCAAAGTTTGGGAGAGTTCTGAAACTTCAGCTACAGCAGATGTGCGTCTCACCTTGTCTTTGCTGATGGTGACAGTAGCATCTGCTACATTGAGGGCTACTGGAGTCCAGTCATCTCTGCTGGAAGAACCCATGAGACTGTCTATGGCTCCATTCAGTATGTCCATGCCTgtttgttaaaaacaaacattagaaTCAGACAGTCAACATCAACATTATCACCAACCATGTGGTTTGCATCTCATCACAGTTGCACAgtattgtgtgtctgtttgtgtatcAGACTGACCTATTGGTCTGGCCACAGGCAGCATCCCAAGGTAGAGCACCTGAAACTTCTGAACCAGCTCTGTCTTTGGTGTGGGGAACTCTGCTGgcgagaaacacacacatttaatagGTGCTCAGAAGGACAAATATTTAACAACATGAAAGCAACCACAAATGAACATTAACAGAGGGGTTCCACATGTAGCCTGCAGAGTAAATATCTTTATACTGACCATCTTCTTGATGGCTTCTATTATATCTAAATGTCACACATTTTAGAGGTGCACTGTAAAAGATTTAAACAAGGCAATTGACTGAACTAGGAGTGGGCGAAATTTTGTATCAAGACCTATACACATTTATATCACTGTGGAGGTTTATATCACACTATAATAACTGTTTCGGAAATTCAATAAACAAatggtttaaaataattatatataataaaataattatataataataataatataataaataattaataattataaatataataaaacattattttgaacttccatacacaaaaaaacactaaaaacaaaaacacttgatACAATAAAACTAAAGTGCTGCTAAAATAAAAGCTTCAAGGGTCCTGGGAATAATTTCAAGTGTTACAGGTTTTAAGGTTGACAGGATGCCTGCTCAttctttttaatttacaacTTTACTCTACAACTTCATTCTCCTGCTATTTGACCAAATCAAATGTTGGAAAAGGTATAGCCAGGTTTCTACCAGTGGGCCCATTTCTGATGTCCCATGGTACAAAGGCTGTACATACTGCTCAACCCTATACTCAACAATGTGATGTTAAATCACATTCAGGTCCTTGAGTTTGCATAGTTCACCAAGTTTAACAGATGCTgacagcagcatttttttttcttttccttacTATTGGAAACCCTGCTCCGTACATTGCAAAAGGAATTTAACTGTGTTTGAAAGATGACTTCAAGAtaaaatatttctatatttatttgttgGTTACTGGACATTCTCTTTGTATAAGAGGACATGGCTTTGTACTGTCACAGTGGACTATAATCACATTTCCTCACACTGCACCTTCTGTTCCTCATGTTTGAAAAGTCTGTTTATTCTATGCAGAGACAGACACTGCAGCTGTTTCATTTGATGAGCTGTCAGCAGCAGGTTGGACTGATGTCAGTCGGCCAGACTGTTGCTGCATCTTGTCCAATCACAAGTGTATATAAATGACACAATGCAGCATAGCCAATCATTATTctcactgacagacagacagaaggccAACAGTGAGTGATGACAGAACTGCCGCGTTGTTCTCATCTCATCTATGACTGAAAGATAGAACCAGTCTAAGTCCAAAACATGAAGCAGGTCCATTCAGCCCTCCCCTCTCCTGAGAACTCTTCTGCATTGTCTCCTGTAAGAACAAGAAAGCTCGTCTTTCTGCCACCAACATCTCTTGGCTTGCCTTTTCCCATCTGTCTGGCTATTAAAAATTTGAGGAGCTCCCTTCACATCTTCTCTGTGAATATGAGATAATGAGCACAGGCACAGGCACATTACGCTGGTGCAATGGGCCGTCAATGCCTAAATCTGGAAACGCTATTCTAATGATGGACAGTTCTCAGcccataaaaattaaataaaagttacCCATCCTATCACCGGAGCTCAACATTTCTGTTGGCACAACATGACAGTCTGGCCGTTCCTCTGTTAGAAACGCTTTCAATAGATGATCCTGGATGGGATCATGCCTTCACCCACCTTAGAATAAAAATATCACTACAGGGCATAAACACCATGGATAAACGTAAGCATTTCAGGactcttgtgtttttttctggttgttATTGCATCCATTCCAGCAATAACTGCAGTTATAGCTAGCGTAATCGCTGGTTCCTCCGGGAGCTACCATTACTATTTGGCAAGGAGCGACTTGTATTTTATATCATCATCTACAACGCAGTCCCTGATTGGTCATTTACTTTGTCAACTATTGCTCCCTCTCTGATTAACCTGGGTACATCTTAGTTTCTTGAAATGATGTGGAATGGGGGTTAATACCAGACTATCACATAGAGTAGCAATGAGCCAAAGCCAAGGAACAATAAGACTTTAAGTGATGGAGGTAAACaatgcagaatgaaaaaaataatattaatacattttaaaaaactgtctttgtaaatattttatgaggaaaaaaaagcatttaatgtTCGTTAGTTCAAAAGCAAACTTACACACAGTGATGGTTTTAGAtctttctgatttattttaatggctccaaaattactttttttatgaattaaactGCCTTGATACTAATGTCCCTTACGTGTCTTGACTTTGGAGCATTAACAGAGGACACTGTGGTGACAACACAGCAGTTCAGAGAGAGACTTTCTCTGCTCTTGCAAATGACCAGTTTAAATGCATGCAGTGTGCCAAAGAAGTTAAGACTGCCAACCCATCTATGTCACTTGTCACATTCACTATTACCGACACATGCCGAGGGAGGCACAGTATGTATGAAGCCTACCTTGTAAAGGGAGATCTAGTCCTGCCTGCATCCTGTCCTGGAGAGAGCCTCCTGCCATCGCTTTGGCATTCTTTCGCTCTGTCATTATCTggagaagagacagaaaaagagagagagggagaggagcaaAAGCAGATACAGGAGTATGAGGAAATGGCAtgtaaaaacagagcagaatcGGTATCCCGTGGCAGGGACACAGGGGAGGAGGgtggagagacaaagagaacaAATGTGAGAAAGAGGATGaggggaggggaaaaaaagatgaaagagTCAACACGAAAGAGCTCAGAAAAACCTCGAGCTGCTTCACCCCTGATACTGTCATGCTGTCTACTCATTTCACCTGGggagcacagacacacacacacgcacacattaaCCAAGGCACACTCTTGTTTCCAAAGCAAAGTAAAAGCTTTTCCTGCAGTGCAACTCACAGGGAGCAACACATACGTACAAACAGAACCACACggagaaaaacagccaaaaacattcacacaaacactcacacattcaCAAGCCTGGGAACACCACACATAAATTATACATGTGTTTAATCAGAGAATTTGTCAAAGCAAATCTGCATCCCAGCAACCCCTGCTGCGACCTGCTGTCCTTATTtatccttttgtgtgtgtgaaaactcTGTATTCAACACAGTCTGGCAGTAAATTGTGCCATAGTTAGTATAAGCTTGAAGGACGAGAAGAAGAACAAATGGCTCCTTCTCCGCCTTTTTATTCTAACAAATGACATTTCAGGGACACACTTTGTTCAAGTCAATGGTCATAACAAGGTGTCTGCAGAAgttataaaaaacattatgcaTAATGCTACATAGAATTGACTTCAACACCATATTATGAGTttacataaagaaagaaagaattgtACGATCTTCTCcaacattaaattacatttccaaaactataaatgtgttttattgggAACAAAAAGAAGTCCATTAATTCCAAGCGAGTTCAGTGAATAAAgcagacacaataaaaaaacatggtcTGAATACCATTCTTCTAACCCTGTTTACATTCATCTGTATTCATCTAAGGGTGGGCATACTCTCTGATAACTGCATTTTGggagaaagagacattgctgggCTGGAAATTCAGATGAgttaaatcttgtttttttggacttTTTGACGACTGCAGATACCCTGTGCAAATATTGAAATGTGTGCAGAGATTGTGGAATAgtaaataagataaaacaatacaaGCACTCTTGAGGCTGGGCATTTGAATCAGGTATTCTTTATCAGATACCCCAGATACTGATGCTTAAGTAcattatgttaaatattatggGTGCCACCCTGATATTTATCCAAAGTGTTtcaattcagtttgtttgtaaaaaataaaataataataataataataataataataataataataatagtaataatagaagCAATTCTGACAGATACCATCAGTCTCACTGTTGAGTGGAAACTTTCCTTCAACTAGAGCCTGACCTGTCTGatatgtgcaaaaaaagtttaaacaatataaaatgtcaaaaacaagGTAGAAATGGTGtttgcaatttattttatttttattaattctttttttttcctcagctttcctttctagaattggttgacaatgtaatacattgcaTTTACAACGTATAATAATGTTATACATTAAGTTATTTGTTTTCGAAAGCTGCCTTCTGAGTATCTATGTAGTCATttcggtgcacaatccacaaaaGATAAAAGCCCTTTTCTCATTCCAGTTAAAATGCATTATATCAGCCATCATATCAGTGAATTTTCTTAAGTCGCTATCTGTATTggatgcaaaaatcccatattagTCTGGTCCTGTTTTCAACAAGTTGGAGCTTCATCTGAGTCTATTTGCCAAATCTACACTTGGCCTTGTCTCTccagccccctcctcctccagcatgAACCACTCACCCGGGAGCAGATCTCATGCAGGCTGGTGGCAATGGCTTTTGCTGGCGTGTCACAGCGGAACACATGACATTTCAGGATCCTGGTGTTTTTATCCCGCGCCACATATGCAAAGTCCCTGGGAAAGTGGAAAACACATGGTCAATAATAGAGACTCacagaaggagagaaaacaacaggGGGATGAGGACGAGAAAATAGTTTGCTGGACTAGTTTCAAGACTAATCagacaagaagtgtgtgtgtgtgtgtgtgtgtgtgtgtgtgtgtgtgtgtgtgtgtgtgtgtgtgtgtgtgtgtgtgtgtgtgtccactttCAGACTGACAGCTCttggagagagatgagagatgaGCTGACCTTTATCAGTCTGATGaatacaggacacacacacacacacacacacacatacatgcatgtcGATGGACCCGAGAGATCAATAGAGCAGCGTGATGCAAGAGGGAGTTGAATGAGTGACAGCGGGGAAGAACTTTCCCCAGGGCCCAGTGGAGCCGAAAACTATTTAAGTTCGCTGAAtagaagaaatgaaaagaagaaggaaaaggagatgggagggagagagggatgaagATGTACCTCCAACAAATTAAAccagtacaacacacacacacacacacacacacacacactgatttacgtcattcagtaatatatataaaaccaaTCTAAATAACTTCCTTCAAGCTGTGTGCTTCAATATGCCATGCAATAGGAAACACGGGCCTGAGGGTTAACAAGATTTCTGAGCCTGGCCCCTCAAGGGGAAACTCTCCTGTAAGATtcccatttgtgtgtgtgtgtgtgtgtgtgtgtgtgtgtgtgtgtctgtgtgtgtgtctgtgtgtgtgtgtgcatactttaaaaaatgcttgttgACAGACAAGGACAGAGGAGGTCAACTTGCACTTCCTACATCTGCAAGTGTGCACGCACAATGCTACAGTACATCAAGAGCTTGTCTTTGAAGACGAGAAAAATGAGACACAGAGGAAATTAAACAATAAGGAATGACGGGGATGATGGAGAGATACTTTAGGAGGGATGAAAGGACGGAATGTGTTTACCTCTCTCTGTGTCCAAGGAAgcaagggaggaaaggaagccAGTTAGTaggaataaaagagaaaaaaattctcCAAACCAGGACATGAGGTGGaaaacatacagacacaaactaaaaagttacatattctATTGTCTTCTTTGCTCAGAgacaagcagcaacctccagctCTGAAAAGGAAAGCCAATATGGAAGTGActtaaacatgcattctttctaatgaccagcagggggcagttgTGATCATAGAGAAGTCGGttgggactttttttctttctacgtacattttgtttaaagTCCATTTTTTTGccagccaaaattaacatcctaAAAAATATGACAGTTAACGTGAATTACAGATGCACactactaactaactaaactaGCTAGTAACCTGCTGTGCAATATAAATGGCACACTTAAGACTTTAAAACCGTAATCCATAAACCAATGGGAGACAGCCATgatggctatttttatttagacaaaaaaacagtttcaacaaTAGTGCAGAAAGTGCATGTCGTTTAAAGGGGTGTAGCACAGGTCGAAGAAACAATGCACAACATTTTTATGCATACATAATTCCAAGGTAAAATCTACACAACTGACAGAATTTGAATAAggtaaaaaggaaaagagaggaatAGCAGAACAGAGATAGATATTCTGGATGGGCACAATTAGCTTTAATTGGCTGTTGGTTCGTGTTtcctaaaagaaataaaaggaaatagaCTGGGAGTTTCTAAAAGCCACATAAAAATAAGCCAGTGAGAAAAGAGTAAGTTAAGTAAGGAATATAATGAGAGAAGAGTGAAACAGTGGGAGAGGAAATTGGAAGTGAACTGCAACATTGTACACGATAAAGATAAAAGCGTAAAGATGAGGGCAGAATAAAACTACAAGATGAAGAGAGAAGATAAAagtcagagaaaaagagagagggagagtgaagAGGGAAAAGGGATGATATCTCATTTTGAATATAATCTTATCATCATGCCGACACCCCTGAAAGTGTCAAGGTTGCTGAGGGAATGTGTAATCTCTATGGCGATAATGACTTTCATGGCACAagagtacaagaatgtgtgtgtgtgtgtgtgtgtgtgtgtgtgtgtgtgagacagagaagAGGCGCGTTAGACGAAAAAAATACTTCAACCAGTACCTCATATCTTTAAACCAAACAGTCCAAAaacccataaataaataaaaaccaactGGAAAATGGGCAAAGATGTGCAGCCAATTACTGCAAATAGCGTCTGCTTTTTATTAATTCCtctgaaataaaacactgaaagaATCTTGGATGCACATTCCccacaatgaataaaaatgttttagtcaTGAACTGCTGCACATTTCATTGTTTCCAGCTTCACAGcattgaaaaaatacttttaccgTTTTCAAACGCCAGTTTCAGATTAATGTGGCTCCTTTATTATATCATCTATTTGTAATCTGCTCCTCTGATTTGCCCACCCACAAGCAAACCACCACACATACACCCACATCTGATTTTTTACACTCCACCTGTAAAATTGTGAAATGCACACCTCACAGTCACTATAAAATCAACCCACCAACTACCTGCTCAGCAACAACATCACTACAGACTGGGGCCTAATCATTCAGCTTCTCTTTTAACTTCTACTTTATATTAgaagaaaacagccaaagtgATGACTCCAAAAGTACGATAAAGGTATAGAAATATACTCACAGCTGTTTGTTTTCCTATTTTGGCAGCTAATCCTGTATCTGTAGACACTCACACCATCTATTCCTGGTGATACCGCAGGCGTGCACACACTCCTCAACCTGTCTGCTCCACACCCAGTGAGCACTAACCATACCTCCCCCTCTGGCAGCTTcatccccctctctccctctctcctgccaaaaccccctctcctcccctccttccaactacctcctcctctcctctcctgtcctcctcctcttcctcctcctctccctccctctgctgcagctgagataTTCCCACTGCTCCGAGGATACTGCTATATGTAGATGTGGGTAGTAGAAATAAACTGGGAAAACACACATTCCTTTTATCTGACAGGGTGATCTTATAAATATGCTGTAACATACACCGCTGCACatatgtgtgtatgagtgtgtgtgtgtgtgtgtgtgtgtgcgtgtgtgtgtgtgccacaaGGCGAGAGGAGTGCGATCCCTCAGGCAACAAAATTCTGCAGTTCTGCATATGCCAAGAGCTTTTAGCCTTGCTCATTCCCTGAGTGCActcctgcttgtgtgtgtgtgtgtgtgtgtgtgtgtgtgtgtgtgtgcatacatgtgcagGCACTTGCCAGCTCAAATTATACAGCAGCTACCGGCCGCTCTGGTCCACATCACCCGGCTGTGCTTGATAACCTACATTCGATTTCTTTCCTGTGCATTCAGCAGCGGTGCAGAGCGCCCCCCACTGGCCGCCCAGCAGCACAACCACACGGCGtttgtaaatttgtctttgAGCTATAAGCTGAGGTGAAAGCGAGGGACAGACAGTCAGGTGGGGATTTGTGGTGAAAGAGAATAAAAGGCCGTTCTCCCTTTCATCCTGTCCTTTGTGCTGATGAATTAATCTTTCATTAGCATCCCTTCATCATCAATCATTAACTCCGCTCTTCTGCCTGTCACCACACACCCCCCATCTACTGCCCTCAATTGTTACGCTGACCTTTTACTGAGCGTGTGTGATATGCCATTGACTTCATTTAAATGAGTGACTAATCTATTAGTTAAAGTACTTAAAATTTTCAACCTAAATGATAAAAGCCTCAATGAGTCATGACCTAGATGACCACTTAAAACAATCactatcagtttaagtgtattgCTTTGCTTCTGTGCCTGTTTTcatgcctgcttctccaaacttgtGCCAACTGCCATCTATTGTAGGAAATACAGTGtttatggataagtacctcatacaacccaacTACAAAAACGATTCCTTTAATAACACTCTATATTTACATTACCGAAATGCTAAAGATGATGGAGAGTATGGTATGCTTTCAGATAAGACCACAAAGTGACATCTTACATGCTCACGATAAATAATGAATATCAGCAAAACGGGATTAAAATATGTGGGAGATGGGAAAAAAGCAATGTGTTTGCCACCATAACTAACCTGCCATTGTCCCGGCCAACACCCCAGACTCGGATACTTGCGATTGGCTGAGAGTGAAGCACACTGCGGTCCATGGGGTCAACCAGGTTCAACAGATTATTCTCCAGCACGAGGTACATGTCCTTCCCctgaaaccacacacacacacacacacacacacacacacaaacacacacacacacacacacacacacacacacacacacacacacacacacacacacatttttcagttttcatcaCAAAAACATCCAATCCTTATTTCCTGTGACTCAAGAGATTGCAGAAAAGTAGTCATTTAAAGGTCAGATTCTTTCCTTCACTTgcctaataaaaaatattatttgcctgtgtgtgtaagcgtgtgtgtgcgcctgtGTGGGTCtctaaataaatgatcaaacctTAAATCGAGGGGTTGGGAGATGAAAGGTTATTGAAAGAAGGATGAAgctttcgctctctctctgttctgtcGCTTCACATTAAACACAACCACcgcagagaagagaggaaaagtCTTTATAACATTGCTCCACTTTACTCTCTTcatcccctcctccctccatcattTGACACACATTTCAAGAGACTTTTGCCCTGGCTGACTTCTGTTGCTCTTTACTTTGCTCCGCCCTTacctattaattaatttatgcaCTCCTTCTCTTCTAAAAACGTGTAACTTGTTATTTTACAGCCAAAAcaatacacataaacacatgcatGATGGCACTGTTTCCTCACCTCTCCCCAGATGCCTACGGTGTCTCGGATGTCGTTCTTGCAGTAGGACAGCTGTCGAATGCAGTTGTTAACGGCAACACTGCTCTTTCCAGGAGCCAAGTCCTCCTCAGCCATTTCCACCCATCCCAGAGAGCGCACTGCAAAACACTGGAAGACACATCGAGACATGATACGGTTACATAAACAGCACGAAACTTACAGACATATCACAACCCTGAACAGCAggggtttttttgggttttaataaaacttaaagctagttttaatttgactGACTTTAAcaccatcacatttaaaatttgGTGTTTTGAACTTAGGTAGGTTGGTAGAAAAGAAGAGACTTTGAGAGGAGACAGACCCATCCGTCTGTCCTCATCAAGTATTCATTTGATTTCAGCAGTCCGTTCAGAAAGTACTTTGCAGACTACAGAGCTCTATGATGAAAGAGGTCAAAGAGGGAAAGCCAGACAGTAAATAAAGTGAGTCACTATCACACTAACCAGTGGCATCATGGTTTGTTGTGGGAAAATGTGCGAAACAAGTGCTCATATCAAACAGATTGAAGTATGCAGGTACATATTCGTGCATAAAGTATGTTTATCTTGTGTGAGTATTAGTAGGACATATGccttctgttgttttttctttgcaaaCACAAAGGCTGCGGTCGaatggtctttttttctttcaaagctTCCTAACCATGGTGCAGCCATGAAAAGAGCTGGTCAAATTCTCCAAATGCAAAGGGAAGGTGCTGCAATGCTTCCTTTCTTATCTCCTTCAGCATAGAGTGAATGTTGTCCCAAAATTCCTTACAGCAGCAATATTTGAGATGCACTATTCAcgtacacaaacaaacagtgttaTGTACAGAAGTAGACTTGTATACCTAACATGTTATGCCTATCTTGCATAAATGTGACAActatttaatttcacttttatgGCTGGTAGCCtatattcctttaaaaaaaaaaaatcatttccaGCCTTGGATATGAAGttgcataaaacaacacagtaagaatgttctgtctgtctctatgtgtcagcccagTGGTAGTTTTGCAACCTGTCCAGGCTGTAAGTAAGGATAAGTGGTTATGGTATTACAGTATTACACACTACAGGACATACAGTGATATCATGTATTCAGTGTAGCCCAGCGTTATACTGTTGACTTGGTGAATGGGGCTGATGAGCatgagcagagacacacacgcgcgcacgcacacacacacacacacgcgcagtAAGTCCCGCAGTGCTTCAATCTGTGTTGCAGAAGAGAATCTGATTAGAGTTGTGTGACAGATCCAGACCAGCAGGTGGTAGCAGCTACCTGACATAAACTGTCTGCTGTGTGGAACCTAACCAATAGCTTAAAACTATGTTTCCTTCAGTggtctttttaaaacttttttaaagaagTACTCGTAAAATGGTCCCTGTGTGTGGATTGCAGTTTCTGCTCAGTTTTTCAAGACTGCAATGGATAGAAATTGTTGTTGAGCGTGATCTTGTTTGTATTCAGCTCTTTTAATAGTCAGAAATGGGACCATTCCGATCTTGATACTGCAGTGAACAGTTTgctaaattgtgtgtgtgtgtgtgtgtgtgtgtgtgtgtgtgtgtgtgtcagactgtGCTATGGACCAGCTGCCTGGACTGTaggtctgtgtttgtgtctggtaTTCATCACAATGTCACTGTTGCTAAGGATTGTGAATTTCTGCCAGACAAACACTCAAAGGGAAACAGACACTAGACAGCCAAATCAGCACCACGTCATCACGCTTAATGTTGGCATTAAACTCTAATCTGCGATGCTTTTGATCTATTCAGCCATCCGTGGGAATGCCGCCACACCTTGGTATGTTTTTTAGGTTTTCTGAAATATGCTGCAGTTTGTGACAGAATGACTCTGTTTCACATCAGATGAATAATTCATCTATTTTCTGTCTAATTAGTTGGATTCTAAATTAATTTATACCATGCGCTGACATTTGCTGGTATCAGCTGAATGGGCATGGCATTCTACTGactaatatgttttattgaGCCTTACTCCttaattaaaaactttaaatgtcTCATTTGAATTCCAGCCTTGAATGTTTAATTAATGCACCAATCTGCAGCACTAACTGTACTTC carries:
- the apbb2b gene encoding amyloid beta precursor protein binding family B member 2 isoform X3: MTERKNAKAMAGGSLQDRMQAGLDLPLQEFPTPKTELVQKFQVLYLGMLPVARPIGMDILNGAIDSLMGSSSRDDWTPVALNVADATVTISKDKEEAEVLVECRVRFLSFMGVGRNVHTFAFIMDAGGHRFDCHVFWCDPNAGNVSEAVQAACMLRYQKCLVARPPSQKACGSSPPGDSVSRRVSTSVKRGVLSLIDTLKQKRPVTELPQ